Below is a window of Musa acuminata AAA Group cultivar baxijiao chromosome BXJ3-11, Cavendish_Baxijiao_AAA, whole genome shotgun sequence DNA.
cccaggcgctcgcccgagcgaagcgaggcgctaaaatataaaaatatataatataattatttaaaattttaaataaaaatataatattaaattaagaataatatattattaatctattaacagtattgaaaattaataattttaaataaacctaacaatattaacagtatacagtatactgttaacagtatacagaaggagaagaaggaagagtgtaagggggtgctgactgagaaaagaggaagcggcagcgacagcgggagtgtaaggaggcagcggcagcgggaatgtaaggaggcagcgggagcgggagtgtaaggaggcagcagcaacgggagtgtaaggaggcagcggcagcgggagtgtaaggaggcagcggcagcgggagcgagagtgtaaggaggcagcggcagtaggaatgtaaggaggcagcggcagcaggagcggcgacagcggcaacaGTAGCGGCAGCGGCTAGTAGCGATAGCGGTAACGGCGAGCAGTGGGTAGCGGGAGCAAGAGCGGCGATAGCGGCAGcggttgcgagcagcgacagcggttgCAAGCAACGGGAGCGGGAGTGGCAGcgacaacgagcagggttagggttgggcagcgacagctaATAtcaattttagttggttcgattgaaccaactaaccaccggagaccgaaccagacctaaaatcctggttcgatcgcctggtttaacccaggcgctcgcccgaagcgccctgggctcgggcgagcgcccagacgacgcctctttgaagcgcgccgcctggaagtgaagcgaggcgctcgggcctcgcctcgcctcgctcgagcgcctaggcgagcgcccgagcgcctttttaaatcactgattaaaACTTGCCAAAGAATTGGAGAAGTACACAGATGATGATAAAGATAAATCAGAGTTCAAGTTTTTTTTCCTTAACAAAGATTCGCTTAATATATTGCATTTCCTGTGTACAATTTTtagatgttattaaagatataatCATTGTTCAGATGTTATATACTTGTATTGTTTGATAACACTATGTTACATTCATTGGATGGTATATGAGATTAATCCACAATATGGGTGCAACTTTAGAAAACAACAAATGCATGATACTTGACTATCTTCCTTTTAAAAGATGTGCTAATCTTTCCTTGGGAAATACTCCCAAACTTGATTCCTCATGAAGCACAAACCCTATATGGTGTATGAATTACTCCTCCAAATTGAATTTAATTAATTTAGTACTGAGTTTATTTGAGGTTTAAGAAGAAAATAAGACCTTGAGTAGTTTCAACTGTTAGCTGCTAGTTTTATTCTCTGATAAATCCAATGGTTTCCTAATTCTTAAGAGAAAATTCTATTATGCAAATTGCATTGCAAGTGGCAAAAGCACTAAAAAGTTGGTGTCATATTTTGAATTTTGACATTTGGTGTTAAATTGAAGCAATATGATTCTTTAGCTGATACTGTTCTTCATGGGTATCCATGGCAGGAGCCTAGCCTCTCAGTTAAATGTATTTCGAGTCCATTCAGATGCCATCACTAGCTTTGCGATGTGGTCTCAAGATGTGATCTCAATTTCCAGAAATAAAATTGCTCTGACATCTCTTTCTACATCGGCAGATCAAGTATGCTTTACATGTTTATTATCCTTTTCTCAGGagatttttgtaaaaaaatatttattatcctCGTCTCAAGAGATTTTTCATGAATCTAGTTATACTGAGTTAATGGTAGTAGTTGGTCTTTGTATGCTGTACGTGAACCATTAATTTTGCTCTTTACCATTTAGAAGTTACTAATGATGTTTGATGTCGTGCACACGTGATTTATTGCCAACTAGTTTCTGTTTCATTTGAGCTCACTGTGAAGATCCTAATTCCACTAAATTTTTGAACTCTGATGTTCTGAAAGACTCTATTTGTCAACTTTGCCATACCTCCTTGGTATTGTTTCCATACTGTTCCTCGCTTTTTGTCATCCTGGTTGGGTTGTACCTTTTGCAGCAGGGTGGACGGTACCAACTTTCGCCTCAGACATTGTATTCTGCCGATAGAGGAACAAGAAGCCAATCGGTTCTCTCCACGATAAGCATTCTTCCTTTCTCGAGGTTGTTTCTTGTTGGAACAGAAGATGGTTTTCTGAAGGTCTGCTGCTAGATAAAGAGTTAATCAAGTAGCAGGGCAGTGATCTACCAAACCTGTGAGCTTCTCGGTGGCTTGTAAGCATTCTCTGCCAACCTATTGTACAGTTTGTGCATCGGTTGTGTTGCATATTTTTCATGATAGCAAAATAACGATACCTTGTAGATCTAACGTCCTCTTTTTATGTACATTTAATCTATTATTTAGATAGATAGAGTGAAcaaatttgaattatttttccCTGCAAAATCGGTGGTTACTGAAACCTACGAGGTTCGTTGCACTGTAAGATGGAACATGAGGCTGATAGCTGGGTTCTGGCGTCCAAAGCTCACATCACCAGCGGCTTGGTCTCAAGAATTAAAATCTCCAGATCACATCGGCAACGGCCTGGTcgtaagtgttttttttttctttttcttttggtcttAGGGTTTAATAATTCAGGCAATGGACATGTATCGATCATTGACAGAACCGTTTTGTGTCTAATTTGTATCGATATACCAACATACGAAAAGGGGGGGGAGGGGATTTGTCTCAGTTTGTCAGAACCGTAATGTGTCTAATTTAGATAGTTGGTATTTGTCTCGGTTTGTCATTGGGGACACACATGTATCGATCGGTAATGGATGGTATTTAGAATCATGCTTGGTCTCTGCCCACATCAATCTCAGCATCACATGATTAATGTAGATAAATGCACCAGGATAAAGGTTCTGTTATGTTATGGATATCTCATTCGAGGAATTTATTCTGATCTCGCAACAAGAAGACGTTTAATAGAAGACATCAATCGCTGGGCCAATGGAACTGTGTTCGGCCACTTCTATCGCTTTGGAATCGCCTATCCTTAGATATTATTCAGAGTTATCATTCAGTCTTTTGTCATCCGGGAGGTGTCACATTGCTAAGATGATTAATATTGTCATCCAATCTTTCGGATTACTAAGACGATTAACATTTTGGATCGTATCTTTATTATAGAAAATCTTATAGTCACGAGTTGGAGGTTTTATTCTTGGGCATTGACTATATGCAAGCTATAActttaagtcaaaaacattcacaaAATCCAATTAAAATGGGGTTCAATTACCTAAGCCATGAACAAACTGAAAAGTATGGATACTGTATCTAATGCCTTCATTGCAACAGTTTGCAATACTCTCTTATTTTCTTTGATTTATTTGTTTAAGTTTTTGCGGACATTATAGCTCTACAGTAACTCAAACTTTGATGTGGGGTTGATCGAATTGTATTGATTTTCATTAGTACTTATGGATCTCtttaatgaagaaaaatatattatttgttgCATACTAATCCTTAGAAAATCTTGTGGCAATTGAATAGTTGAATGTGTATTAGAGCTTTAACAAGTATCATCCCATAAAATTTGAGGCCTTGCTTTTCACAAAATTTGTCCAACAATTTTACTTTTGCATAACCACTGCCGTCAAGTTGGCTCACACCACCAACACTTTTTTATGTTACTCTATTGGGACATAAAATGGATAAGCTATCTTCGATAAAACAATTACAATGGATGAGGATTTTGACATTTATTGTCTTTCTTCTAAGTACTCTCTAAATGATCCTTAAGTATATAAAGTTCCTCTATTAGataattaagaaaaatatgataCTCGATTTCACCTAATTCTTTCAAAAGTTGAGAAGGTCATGTTTACATAGTTTCGCTTGCCTCCTTGTGTGTACTCTATATTTACTTAGTTACACTTAGAACATAAAAATATTGTACTTCTAGCATTGAGTTGGCTACTAAAATTTATCTCCTTTTTGTCGTCGAACTTTTGAAATGTAAGAAATGTTATCCTGAAAGAGAAATATTATCTCAACATAGATTTAGTTATCTCTTTGGGATTGTACCAATTACTTTATCATTTTTACCGTCTAATCCTCTAAGCAAAAAAACTACATTATCACATGCTACCTACTCTGTCCCTTGATCGATCATCATCATATTAAACCAACCTACTTTGGACTATTTTGATAAGAAGCATTTCAAAACAAGCCTCATGAAGTGCTGTGCTATAACCATTGCTCTTCTATCTTATCTTAGTACTTAGGAGTTTGTTATTGCATTCTCCACTATCTTAACCCCCTTTCATGACCATTGTGTTCTTCATGTTGGAGAGCAAGTGATTGATGATTATTCAGAAGTCCCACCTTTGTGATACCATAAAGCTCTCTCATGCTCACACACTATCATTCACCACCTTGCATCCATGCCCCTTCTTTTCTCTTCAGCATCAACAGATTCACCACTACAACATCATGACACTTCCTCTTAGTCTACATTCATTCTACCCGATGGTTGATTCtagatagctaagtccctctacatTCACTGTTGCTTCCATACCTATTTCGACCACTTGCTTTAACACCTCTATCAAGTAGTTCATTTCCGATTGATGGAAATATAGATTGCACCTCGTATGCATGGTCTCCACTCATATTATAGGGCTTATGTTTGTTGCATCTTTAGTAGTAATCGTTCACCCACCTGCTCTTGTCCACTGATTGTGTGGGGTTTCTTCAAGCAAATATGAATTCTAGAGAAGTCTCTCACAAGACTTGCTAGTACACACTTGGAAGATCATACCTTCATATGATCAAGTCCTAGTACGCACTTAGAAGATCACCCTTTATGATATTGCACTTCTATTTATTGACATTCGATGAATGCATAGAAAGTCTCCATTGTGGTACCATGGAATTCACTCTTTGAATTCATAGCTCTTCTTTCTATTGTATTGCTCACCAAAATAGAGCTCCCAACAACTCCAACCATCCCTTGGGATGATTAAGTCTCTTGTGAGACATGTCGATGCATCACATTGCCtttaactattccaccatgatccaccACTCTGTGTTGCCTCCCTCCATTGCTCTTTGATCTTAGTTTAGAATCTCGGACTGAAATATTTCATGTATGACTTTTTCCAACAAGTTTTAGGCCATCTATACTTCTGATTATGTTCACTTTTCTGGCAATCGACGTTTGTCCACCCGATCAGTCTCTACAGTATTAGGTCATTCACAAATGAAGTGTAGCTCTAGGATGGTCCATTGCCTGGCATCTCTCAAAGTTTTACTTCACTAAAATTGGTGTGTCCGTTTGAATCTTGGGCCTTTGCTCCTAATAAAGTTTAACTATTAGTAACACTTCGATAACTCAAATAGTAGTACTTTGACATATTctttaaaaatatcttccttttgccCTACGCTAAGGATATCAAACTCCAACTTTATCACTATTAGTTGAGTCAAGTCTCCTACCTTTGGTGCCTTTGTCAATCATATTATCTAAATTAGGTATATGTGTCTCAAAGCTTTCTTTGGACTTGCTCCGTTGAAATAATGAAACTTTAGGAATGTCATAGTTCTTCTCTAGCATTTGTAAGTGATATGTCCTACCCAAGTTGATTCACTCAATCTATATTGAGATAATAATGGTCTATGCATCCATTATTGCATAGGTTAATCTTCTGTTGAGTCTAATGTACTCTTCATTAGCTAAATTGCCTGTTTGTCTTATGATCTTATGATGACTCCTTGTAGTATGCTTAATTTCGACATTCTTTGAGATTTATGAAGTCCACCGTTAGGTATCTCCTTAATGTGTGTGGTCTATTGCACATGAATCATCCGTCGAAAATATGAGGCTTATCTCTAAAGACTTCTCATATTAGAGAAACTTTTCTCCTTACATCTCTTTGAAGTTTCAAAAACCAGCATCTCTAAAATACTCCATCttataaataacataaagtaTTACCATTACAAATGTACTTGctagatcataacattttgttgaTACAATCCTTTGCTATGCCAATAACGCCTAGCAATGTGTTGAACCTTGTAGTTTAGAGTCTTATATATGCATCCTTGTCCATCATGTAGACGAGAAAATACTCACTCTAAGCATCAAGTTTCAGTCACCTTGGAATGACTTTAAGTACCCATAGTCCACACACAAACCATCTtataataaattcttcaagttgacaatttctcTCATCTCCACGAGCCCTTGCACAAACTCTTTCGATCATAGATCAACTCATTCATGATTTGCACGATCTCCTCCTTAGAATGGCTACAAGCACCCGTAGTCTATACACAAGCCATCCTATAATAAATTCTTTGAGTTGATAATTTATCTCATCTTCATGAGCCTTTGCACAAACTCTTTTGGTCACTATACACAAGCCATCCTATAATAAATTCTTTGAGTTGATAATTTATCTCATCTTCGTGAGCCTTTGCACAAACTCTTTTGGTCACTGATCAACCCATTCACAATTTGCATGATCTCCTCCTTTGTTAAGCACTCAGGTTTGCATCGGGCACCATCAAGTTAGGTTGATGATCTTGAGATATAACTTGAAATCAATCATCTCAACCGTTGTATGAATACATATTTATCCTAACTCACTTGACTTTATGAGATCTCACGTGTGAGGGGTTAATCATTCATCCGAACACCAATTCTTAGATGTCTACTCCTTTAAGAGTTCCATTCCCCATGTCTCTATGCTTATTTTCCCCAAACAATTACATGTATAAACTGTCATCCATGCAACCCCACTATACTACTAAGTTGtatgtcaagttattgtttgtatGCTTGTCCCACTCTACTCTAATATCATATATCATAAACTTAATTGGTTTTAGCTAAATCATATGACACGCTTCCAGTATTTGTCTATAAAAGATTAGTTGCTCCATAACCTTATATAGTTCCATAGGGACCCATAAGAAAAAGAAACCAGTTAATAAACAAATGAGTCAGTGGGCAACTATCAATTCCACAAATAGACAATTAAGCAAATGTTTTATAGATACTACAAAATACAAAACTGGACTTCGTGTGTAAAAGATCCAAGCAACTCGTTGCTTTATCACAATGAGACTACCAAACCTACTACAAATCCCTTATACGTCGCTTAAGGCATACATAAACTAAAAAACCATAAACATTACAACGAAAGCCTTTGTTGTGAACAATTCATGATATCATGCCTTCGTTGCCAACAATTGATGATATTGTGCTTGCGTcgataaaaataaaagatgattTATCATATAGCCCAACAAAACATTCAACTTTTACCCTTTTCCTTTTTCCTCTTCAGGAAGTCCCAATACAAACAGTATATTAACTACATCTTATTCGGATATAAAATAATACACAAATCAAGCCATCAGAAAACTTCATAGGAATATAAAAGAATCAACCATAATCAGTAAAACTTACCAAAATTGTCCAGATAGAATGAACATGGAGAACCTTAAAACTGTCagataataaacaagaaagtaccaaagcaaatgcagaactcTGCTGAAATGTCATTGATAATTAAATAGATGCATTCTGCGATAAAATAACAGTGGGAGGCTGCATGCACAGTCATCGAGTCCCCTCGGTGTGTTACGATCTTGCTCCTTGGTTGCTTTGGCATGGCAAAATGGGGCTGTGAGGGTCAAATTATCGAGCAAACAAAACGATATCTTGCTCTCCAGTCAAGTCTTCTTAAATAAGAAGTTAGCCACCCATCTTTGCAATGATGCATCGTCAGATAACTTTGTTCATCGTTGCCGAAAAGAAGGCATTACTGAATCTTCGACAGCTTTCCTGCATACTGAAGCATTTTCATGGAGTTACAAGCTCAAGTTCAACCATACCTGGATTTTCCTGCTTCAGATCATAAATCTTATCAGTCATTCCTTCCTTCCTGTATGCTTCAACCAAGATGTGATATGTGACAGTATCTGGAGCACAATGCCTCTCATTCATATGCTTGAAAACTCTCTCCATCTCCAGAAGATCACCCGCTTTAGCGCACGCGGAGATGACAGCATTGTAGAAAGATGTGTTAGTTGGTACCTCCAGCCTCTCAGCTAGCTGAACAGTACTCACTACCTTGTGAAAGAGACCTGCAATGCTGAAGCCATTAAGCAGGCAGCAGAAAGTCTTAGTATCAGCTTTCATCCCCTCGGCTCGCATCTGATTGAAAGCGTACTCCATATTTTTTGCATCCCCGACATCTGCAAAGGCCTCAATCACATTGTTATAAGTGGAGGTGGTCCACGGAAATGCTAACTTCCGCATGTATTCCATAACTGATGTCATCTTATCATACATCCGTCTCTTTCCATAAGCACCGATCAAAATGTTAAAAGTACGTGTCTCTGGTTCGATTCCAAAGCTACGGAACTTCTCATACCATTTTTCCATCATGTCAACCTGACCCACATTTCCAAATAGGCTTAGGATGATATTCATAGTCCAGACGTCAGGTTTGCAAGTTGTACTTTCCAGCATCCCAGAGAGAACTTTCTCCATCTCATCAAATTTGCCAGCCTTTCCATAGCCACTGAGAACTATGTTTTGGGTAACAGTATTTGGGGTTATCAAGTGCTCTGACATGTCTTGATACAGAGAATCAACCAGATCGAATCTAGATGCCTCAACACAAGCCTTTATGAGTGTACTGTATGTATAGACATCTGGTTGGCAATGGGGCAACGTCTTCATCTTGACTAGGACAGAAAATGCTTCATCCAGTAGGTTGCTCCTACAGTAAGCCGCAAGCAATGCTGTGTATAGCTCAGAAGTGGGTTGACAACCTTCTTCCTCCATAGTGTTAAAGAGTTTCTGCGCCTGAATGGGCTGACCTGATTttccaaggaggaggaggagtttcaTATATGTGCCTTCCTTTGGAGAGTAAAAGGATTGCTCCTTGAGCATATCAAAGACCTAAAAACTAGTAAAATATAAATTACAAGTTCAAAAGACATAGATAACTACAAAAGGAAATAAACCACAGCAGAAAACTTGGGACTGT
It encodes the following:
- the LOC135653403 gene encoding pentatricopeptide repeat-containing protein At3g06430, chloroplastic-like, whose amino-acid sequence is MVALSSSFLSSSPLTAPVLHLGSRFDVTRTAATKTAVDDAGGFARVLRCAVGPRPRKASGAPRPPTTTRSTATSPRFRSTPKRAPVAAAPAAGAPPKKRHWKEGEFPGISESSVSRRPRTPIKNLKKKADDRATAKAWACTVTEALADRIQKKQWQEALEVFDMLKEQSFYSPKEGTYMKLLLLLGKSGQPIQAQKLFNTMEEEGCQPTSELYTALLAAYCRSNLLDEAFSVLVKMKTLPHCQPDVYTYSTLIKACVEASRFDLVDSLYQDMSEHLITPNTVTQNIVLSGYGKAGKFDEMEKVLSGMLESTTCKPDVWTMNIILSLFGNVGQVDMMEKWYEKFRSFGIEPETRTFNILIGAYGKRRMYDKMTSVMEYMRKLAFPWTTSTYNNVIEAFADVGDAKNMEYAFNQMRAEGMKADTKTFCCLLNGFSIAGLFHKVVSTVQLAERLEVPTNTSFYNAVISACAKAGDLLEMERVFKHMNERHCAPDTVTYHILVEAYRKEGMTDKIYDLKQENPGMVELELVTP